The following is a genomic window from Actinomadura sp. WMMB 499.
CGCGGTCCTGGACTCGTTCGTCGTGCCGCTGATGGTGCCGCGCCGGGTCCACTTCCTCGGCAAGCAGGAGTACTTCACGGGACCCGGCCCGCGCGGGCGGGCGACGGCGGTGTTCTTCCGCAGCCTCGGCGCGATCGCGGTCGACCGGTCCGGCGGGCGCGCCGCGCTGGACGCCCTGGACGCGTCGGCCCGCGTGCTGGAACGGGGCGGGGCGTTCGCCATCCACCCGGAGGGCACCCGCTCCCCGGACGGGAGGCTCTACCGGGGACGGACGGGCGTGGCGCGGCTGGCGATGCGGACGGGCGCGCCCGTCGTGCCGATCGCGATCGAGGGCACCGACCGGGTGCAGCCGCGCGGCCGGGCGGTCCCCCGGCCCGGCCGGATCGGGCTGCGGATCGGCGCGCCGCTGCGGTTCGCCGGACGGGACGCGGGCGTCCCGCGGGGCCGCGCGGCCCGCGAGGTCACCGACGAGATCATGACGGCGATCCGGGAGCTGTCCGGGCAGGAGTACGTCGCCTCCTACGCACCGCCGCCCGGCGGCGGTCCCGGCGGCGGTCCCGGCGGCGAGGCGGAGCGCGGGGCGGCGGAAAACCGTTCGTGAGCGGGGTCCCCGCCCGGTATCGTCCCCGGCCATGGACGAGCTGATCGGTCGTTTCCTCAATGTCGTGGACGTCGAGGCGACCTGCTGGGACGGGCCCGTCCCGCCGGGGCAGGCGAACGAGATCATCGAGATCGGGCTGTGCGTCGTCGACCTGCACGCGGGCGAGCGCGTCGCGAAGCACCGCGTCCTGGTGCGTCCGGAACGGTCGGCGGTCAGCGGGTTCTGCACCGAGCTCACCGGGCTCACCCAGGACGAGGTGGACGGCGGCGTACCGTTCCGGGAGGCGTGCGCGCTGCTCGAACGGGAGCACCGGTCGCACACGCGGACGTGGGCGAGCTGGGGCGACTACGACCGCAAGCAGTTCGAGCGGCAGTGCGGCGGGGGCGGCGTCCGGTACCCGTTCGGGCGGCGGCACGTCAACGCCAAGGCCGTGTACGCGGCATCGCACGGCCTGCGCCGGACGGGCATGGCGGGCGCGCTGCGGCACGCCGGGCTGCCGCTCGAGGGGCGCCACCACAGCGGCGCCGACGACGCCTGGAACATCGCCGCGCTCGTCCTCGACACCGTGCGGCGCGGCGCCTGGCCGGCCAGGGAGGATGTTTGATCCCGCCCGCCCGGGCACCCTTTCTCTGATCGAGGATCCGAGAAATGGCGAACGGCACGGAGACGATGTGGAGATCAGCCTGGACCTCCTGTTGCCGCGGGACGCCGCGAGCGTCCCGGCGACGCGGAGGATCCTGGACGCGGCCCTGCAGACCCTCGGCGTGGAGGAGCAGATCTGCGGGGACATCGAGATGATGTTGAGCGAGGCGTGCACGAACGTCATCGAGCACGCCGAGAACGGGGCCGACTACACGGTGCGGGCGACGATCCAGGACCGGCGGTGCCTGATCAGGGTGATCGACTCCGGAAAGGGGTTCGACGCCCGCCGGGTGCCCGCGCCCGCCCCGGGGGACGAGCACGGCCGCGGCCTGATGATCATGCGGTCGCTGGCGGACGACGTCCGGTTCCACAGTTTCGCCGAGGACGGCGCGCTGGTCTCGCTGGAGAAGCGGCTCACCTACGGGGAGGGCAGCCTCGGCGGGCTGCTCGTCGGGGAAGGCGGCGACACGGTCATGGACGAGGCCGATCCGGAGCTGGAGGAGTTCTCGACCCGGCTGTTCGACGCGGCGCGGTCGGGCGACACCGACCGGCTCGTCGCGTACGTGGACGCGGGAGTGCCGGTCGACCTGTGCAACGACAAGGGCGACACGCTGCTGATGCTGGCCGCCTACCACGGGCACGCCGGGGCGGTGCGGGCGCTGACCGCCCGCGGCGCGGACCCCGAGCGGCCGAACGACCGCGGGCAGCGGCCCCTCGCCGGGGCGGTGTTCAAGAAGGAGGCGGACGTGGTGCGGGCGCTCCTGGACGCGGGCGCCGATCCCCGGAGCGGGACGCCGTCCGCGATCGAGACCGCGCGGATGTTCCAGCACGACGAGTTCCTCGCGTGGTTCGAGGAGGCCGCGCCCCCGTCCGGTTCCTGACGAAGGAGGGGGCCGGACGGCGACGTTCGGTCATGGCGGCCGGTGGGCGCGGGGCGCGAGCGTGGGCGGCATGCGAAGTCGCCTTTCCGGCCGTCCGCTCGTCGCGGCGGCCCTGCTCCCCCTCGCGCTCCCCCTCCTGCTGACCGGCTGCGGCGGCACCGGCGCGGCCGCCCTGGCCGGGGCCGGCGCGCACGCCGGCGCGCCCGCCGGGTTCACGCTGCCGCCGCCCACCGGCCCGCGGGCCGCCGGGACCACCGAGCTGCACCTGGTGGACGCAGGCCGGCCCGACCCGTGGGTGCCCGGCCGCGACCGCGAACTCATGATCAGCGTCTGGTACCCGGTGCAGCGGACCGGCCACGACCCCGGCCGCGGCGCCGGTCATCGGGCCGCGCCGTACGTGCGGCCCGGAGTCGCGCGGGCGTTCACCGAGGTCGACGCCCTCGGCGTGTTCGAGGCCGGGACGGTCGACTGGGCGGGCGCCCGCACCCACGCGGCCGAGTCGGCGCCCGCCGACTCGCGGCGCGGCGAACGGCCCGTGGTCCTCTACTCCCCCGGTTTCGGGGTGCCGCGGGCGCTCGGCACGACGATCGCGGAGGAACTCGTCAGCCGCGGGTACGTCGTGGTGACGATGGACCACACCGGCGAGACACCGGTGGAGTTCCCCGGCGGGCGGGTCGAGCCGGCCCGGCTGCCCGAGCAGACCCCGGACCGGATCAAGGTCGCGCTGGACGCGCGGGTGAAGGACACCCGGCTCGTCCTGGACGCCCTGGCGGAACTGGACCGGGGCGGCAACCCGGACGCCGAGCGCCGCCGCCTGCCGCGCGGCCTCGGGCGGACGCTGGACCTGTCGCGGGTGGGCATGGTCGGGCACTCGGCCGGCGGCACCCAGGCGGCCGAGACCATGCGCGTCGACCGGCGGATCGACGCCGGGATCGACATGGACGGCACCATGCGGTACAGCGAGGGCGACCTCGTGCCCGTCGCGGCCGAGGGGCTCGCCCGGCCGTTCATGCTGATGGGGTCGGCGCCGGACGGGGAGCCGCAGACGCACCTGACGAACCCGTCGTGGGGCGCGTTCTGGCGGAACTCCACCGGCTGGAAGCGCGACCTGAACGTCCCCACCGCCAGGCACTACTCCTACACCGACGTGCAGGCGTTCCTGCCGGAGCTGGACGAGCGGATCGACATCCCGGACGAGGGACGGACGGGCCTGATCGGCACGGTCGATCCGGAGCGGATGACGGCGTCCGTGCGGGCCTACGTGACCGCGTTCTTCGACCGCTCGCTCCGGGACCGGAACCGCCCGATCCTGGACCGGCCGTCGAAGCGGTTCCCGCACGTCCGGTTCATCCGGTGACCCGGTAGCGGCCGGCCGGACGGCCCGCGCACCCGGAAGGTCCGGGCGCGCGGGCCGACGGGACCCGCCCGGCGGGTCAGACGGAGCGGGTCAGGCGGGGCGGGCGGGGATCTCGCCCTTCCCGTTCCCGTTCCCGTTCGCGCCGGAGGCGTCCTGCAGGCTGACGCGGTGGTGCCAGTACGGCGCGGCGTAGCCCCGGTCGCGCATCACCCGGTGCAGGCGCTTGAGGTACTCGTGCTTGATCCGGAACTGGTCCTCGAACTCGGTGGACCGCAGGATGACGTGGAAGCCGACGGACGACTCGTTGAAGTCGTCGAAGCGCACGAAGACGCCCGAGCCCTCGACGCCGCCCTGCACCTCCTTCATGACCTCGTGCCCGACCTCCTCGAGCATGCTCTCGGCGACGTCCAGGTCGATCTCGTACGGGAGCTTCGCGTAGACGAGGATCGACATCTCGTCGCCGGGACGGCTGTAGTTGGTGAGGATCGTGTCGGAGAAGCGCTGGTTCGGGATCACCTCGATGTTGTCGGACAGGGTCCGGATCGTGGTGTTCCGCCAGTTGATGTCGACGACGTAGCCCTCCTGGCCGGTGTCCAGCCGGATGTAGTGGCCCGGTTCGATCGTCTTGGCGGCCAGGATGTGCACGCCGGCGAACAGGTTCGCGAGGGTGTCCTGCAGGGCGAGGGCGACGGCGAGACCGCCGACGCCGAGGGCGCCGAGCAGCGGTCCGATGGAGACGCCGAGGCTCTGCAGCATGATCAGCATGCCGATGCCGATCACCAGCACCTTGGCGATGTTCGCGAAGATCGTCACGTTCGTCGCGACGCCCTGCCGGGCCGTCGCGTACGAGGAGAGGCTCCCGGCGATCAGCCGGGCGGCCGCCAGCGAGACGAAGAAGATCGCGCCGGCGGTCAGCAGCCGGGCGATCACGTCGAGGGTGCCGCGCGGCGCGGCGTCCCACACCTTCAGGGCGAACCAGGTGCCGGCGAGGAGGGTCAGCGGGAGCGCCAGGTCGTGCACGAGCTTGGCGGCCAGATCGTCCCAGGCCCAGCGCGTGTCCCCGGCCCGCTTGCCCAGCCGGGAGGTCAGCA
Proteins encoded in this region:
- a CDS encoding 1-acyl-sn-glycerol-3-phosphate acyltransferase, with translation MDPERLIYPLTKHVVLGPAMRVAFRPRVHGLGHVPRQGPVILAANHLAVLDSFVVPLMVPRRVHFLGKQEYFTGPGPRGRATAVFFRSLGAIAVDRSGGRAALDALDASARVLERGGAFAIHPEGTRSPDGRLYRGRTGVARLAMRTGAPVVPIAIEGTDRVQPRGRAVPRPGRIGLRIGAPLRFAGRDAGVPRGRAAREVTDEIMTAIRELSGQEYVASYAPPPGGGPGGGPGGEAERGAAENRS
- a CDS encoding 3'-5' exonuclease — its product is MDELIGRFLNVVDVEATCWDGPVPPGQANEIIEIGLCVVDLHAGERVAKHRVLVRPERSAVSGFCTELTGLTQDEVDGGVPFREACALLEREHRSHTRTWASWGDYDRKQFERQCGGGGVRYPFGRRHVNAKAVYAASHGLRRTGMAGALRHAGLPLEGRHHSGADDAWNIAALVLDTVRRGAWPAREDV
- a CDS encoding ankyrin repeat domain-containing protein, which gives rise to MDEADPELEEFSTRLFDAARSGDTDRLVAYVDAGVPVDLCNDKGDTLLMLAAYHGHAGAVRALTARGADPERPNDRGQRPLAGAVFKKEADVVRALLDAGADPRSGTPSAIETARMFQHDEFLAWFEEAAPPSGS
- a CDS encoding lipase — encoded protein: MRSRLSGRPLVAAALLPLALPLLLTGCGGTGAAALAGAGAHAGAPAGFTLPPPTGPRAAGTTELHLVDAGRPDPWVPGRDRELMISVWYPVQRTGHDPGRGAGHRAAPYVRPGVARAFTEVDALGVFEAGTVDWAGARTHAAESAPADSRRGERPVVLYSPGFGVPRALGTTIAEELVSRGYVVVTMDHTGETPVEFPGGRVEPARLPEQTPDRIKVALDARVKDTRLVLDALAELDRGGNPDAERRRLPRGLGRTLDLSRVGMVGHSAGGTQAAETMRVDRRIDAGIDMDGTMRYSEGDLVPVAAEGLARPFMLMGSAPDGEPQTHLTNPSWGAFWRNSTGWKRDLNVPTARHYSYTDVQAFLPELDERIDIPDEGRTGLIGTVDPERMTASVRAYVTAFFDRSLRDRNRPILDRPSKRFPHVRFIR
- a CDS encoding mechanosensitive ion channel family protein; the encoded protein is MSDSWERPIAAAIVLGVAVIVAVGLRLLTSRLGKRAGDTRWAWDDLAAKLVHDLALPLTLLAGTWFALKVWDAAPRGTLDVIARLLTAGAIFFVSLAAARLIAGSLSSYATARQGVATNVTIFANIAKVLVIGIGMLIMLQSLGVSIGPLLGALGVGGLAVALALQDTLANLFAGVHILAAKTIEPGHYIRLDTGQEGYVVDINWRNTTIRTLSDNIEVIPNQRFSDTILTNYSRPGDEMSILVYAKLPYEIDLDVAESMLEEVGHEVMKEVQGGVEGSGVFVRFDDFNESSVGFHVILRSTEFEDQFRIKHEYLKRLHRVMRDRGYAAPYWHHRVSLQDASGANGNGNGKGEIPARPA